The DNA sequence cacacacacccacgtacacaaacacaggcacacacactctagcacacaaacacaggcacacacacccacgtacacaaacacaggcacacgcacccacgtacaccaacacacatgccattgcacacagacacacacagatccaaaaacctcagagagggagagagagattagaagTGATGTAGATAGTGTTGACTAAGACCAGTTGTAGTATACAGGTTGGaggcaccttcattggggagaacgggctcgtggtaatgactggagcggaatcagtggaatggtatcaaatacatgaaacacatagtttccatgtgtttgatgccattccatttgctccattccagacattattatgagccgttctcctctcagcagcctcctgtgttgTAGTAATTGTATGTTTAAAAGCTAAACTGTTGTCTGACTGCTGTCTGTTTTGTGTTGTATGTCTTGTAGTTGTCCATCCATTGTACTGTGAAGTGGTGTGCTAGATGTCTCATGTCCACATCATGTTACAACAAATATATTACTGTGTACAGTAGCTTGTGAAAGTAATTTCcccattttgttgccttacaacctggaattaaaatagtttttggggatgtttgtatcatttgatttacacagcaTGCCTACctctttgaagatgcaaaatatgttttattgtgaaagaaacaagaaatacaacaaaaaaaatggaaaacttgAGAGTGCattaactattcacccccccaaagtcaatactttgtagagccaccttttgcagcaattacagctgcaagtatcttgggtatgtctctataagcttagcacatctagccactgggattttgtccattcttcaaggcagtactactccagctccttcaagttggatgggttccacttgTGTACAgccatctttaagtcataccacagattctcaattggattgaggtctgggctttgattaggccattccaagacatgtaaatgtttccccttaaaccactcaagtgttgctttagcagtatgcttagggtaattgtcctgctggagggtgaacctccgtcccagtctcaaatctctggaagactgaaacaggtttccctcaagaatttccctgtatttagtgcaatccatcattccttcaattctgaccagtttcccaatccctgccgatgaaaagcatccccacagcatgatgctgccaccaccattcttcactgtggggatggtgttctcggggtgatgcgaggtgttgggtttgcatcAGACAGtgtttttcttgatggccaaaaagctcaattttagtctcatctgaccagatttctttcatatgtttggggagtctccaaacatgtttgcttatttttttctggacactcttccgtaaTGCCCAGCTCTAATCTCCAATCTCTGctatggagctttgcagctccttcaggtcaatttggactattttgtgtatgtccatgacattaaatacaaataaaaattcagattacaggttgtaatgcaacaaaataggaaaaacgccaaagagggtgaataattttgcaaggcgCTGTACAAAACATGTTATAGAACATATGTTAGTGTCTACAAAACATGTTATAGAACATATGTTACTGTCTACAAAACATGTTATAGAACATATGTTAGTGTATAGAAAAATCTAAGCTGTTTTGAGTTTTCCCTTTTCAAGGAGATTGATTGTATGCTGAGTGCTTTgggttctccctctcccttcatccctctgactctctcactctatccagCCTACATCGAGGACGTGGCGCGCTGTGTGGACCAATCCAAGCGCCTCATCATCGTCATGACGCCCAACTATGTGGTGCGGCGGGGGTGGAGCATCTTTGAGCTGGAGACACGCCTCCGCAACATGTTGGTCACCGGGGAGATCAAGGTGATTCTGATCGAGTGTGCCGAGCTGCGTGGCATCATGAACTACCAAGAGATGGAGGCCCTCAAACACACCATCAAGACCCTCACTGTCATCAAGTGGCGTGGCCCCAAGAGCAACAAGCTCAGCTCCAAGTTCTGGAAGCAACTGCAGTATGAGATGCCCTTCTGCCGCACCGAACCCATGCTGAGCCATGAGCCAGCGATGGACGTTAGCGAGCAGGGCCCCTTCGGCGAGCTCCAGACCGTCTCTGCCATCTCTATGGCAGCTGCCACCTCCACCGCCATGGCCACGGCACACCCGGAGCTCCGCTCGTCCTTCCACAACTCGTACCACACCACCATGCGACAGAAACACTACTACCGCAGCTACGAGTACGACCTGCCGCAGGGGGGCACGCTGCCGCCGCTGTCATCACTAGGCAACCAGCACACCTACTGCAACATCCCGCTGACGCTGCTGAACGGACAGAGGCCACCGGCGGGGAAGAGCCGCGAGCACAGTGTGGAGGAGGACCACACTAACCACGCCATGCTGCCTCTGTTGCCCAGGGAGACCAGCATCTCCAGCGTCATCTGGTGACCAGGGGGAGCGGGGCAGGGTAGAACCTTACGACACTAGCAGAGAAACGCGGTTTGGTCTGGTTTGACTTGGATTGGTTTGGTGTCACGCTTCTATGAGCCAGTACTGATTGGCTACATCTGAGAGATTGTGATGAGTTTGGTTAGGAGTGGACCCCTGTGAACAGGCAAGACAAAGTCGGGGCAGGTTTGGTTTGGAACGTGGTCCTCATGTATGCAGAGGAGAAGTTCTTAACCCGAGGATTAAAGATTCAAACTGACAACAACAAACTGTTTGATCAAAAGACATCAGAGTTTGATCAACATGAActgtgaataaaaaataaaagaaccCATGCATTGGCACTTGTGCAtgcgcgcgtacacacacacacacacacacacacacacacaaaaggaaaACAGGGTCTTGTACATATATTTTCAATTTATTTGTAGCATAGGTGTCTTCCTGTTTGTTTTTCTCTTTTTATTCAATCATGTTTGTTGCCTTCTTTACTTTAACTTTGCTTTAACTTGTCACACAGATTTATATATTTCtattttttctgttttttatttatttttatttaattacaATATGCTTATGAAGAAAGCCAGTATGTCATGTATCTGCGCTGTTGTGTTTTCTATCTTGACTTTATGTAGTTTAAGATCCTTTTTTTTACACACTTTTGGGGAATTGCCTGGACATTGCAATGTTTTACTCCAAGGAGCAGCATCTTGTTGTTGACCTGTATAAGGTGTATATCTAGTTTTTAAAACAGTCTTTTAAAAAAATCATAGAATATGCAAAAAGAAGGAAGAGCTACTGGTGATGTTGATGTAACTTCCTGTGGACCAGAGGAAGGGGAGGATTTAGAGAGGGGTCCTAGTCctcgccagtcagtcagtcagagctcTCTCTAAAGCTTCATATTTTCTATAAAAACAAACAGCCTCGCTGTTTTAGTGTGATAGTGAAATCCCTCACCTTAAAAAGAAATGTGTTGATTATTTTAAAAATAAGTATATTTTTATAACAAAAAGAGTTTGCTTGGAAAGTCATACTTATTTACATTTCATCTGACATaaagggggaggtgtgtgtgtgtgtgtgctaggctGGTTTTGTACACCACTTAGATATGTGGTTCCTGGtttgttaaaggcccagtgcagtcaacgTGATTTACTTGTGTTTTATATGTTtctacactgaggttggaataatactgtaaaaTTATGAAAATTATAAGGCCCTTTTAGTGTAGGAGCTGTTTGAAAAGCTGTTTGTTCAGCCTGTTTTGGAGGGAGGGAGTTTTGATCTTTCATGGTAACACCATGCAGTCAATTAGAACAATAAGAAAGAGTACCAAgcctctctgccaataatagcACATTTTCAATTTTCCCCTTCCCACTCaaaccactcacagacagtcTTAGCAAAACTCTTGCTTGATAAATTGATATTTAGACACTAAGTAATttgtttgaccattttaattgtaAACAGTCACAGAAAggcacttaattgttacccagaaatgagtTGATAgaaaagatttaaaaaacagctgcattggacctttaagttaAGAGTATGGATTTTGAGTACCTCATGAAACatttttagatttaaaaaatacattttcaatgttttggttGAGTTCTTGAAATATTTTCCCATGCTGAGAAGTCTGTTTTTAATCCATGCTTATCCAGGTCATGTTTAAGGAAAGAAAAGGTGTGTTTGTGCTTTAAAATACTTAAAAAATGATATTTGAAGGTGTAATTTCTGAGTATGCATAGCAAATAGATACATATTCTATATACGATATagatatttatataaatatatgaacACGATATTCACTTGGAAGGAAATGTCTATCTTTATAAAAACACAACCCATTCTTATCAGTTGCCCTTACGTTCTCACTGCATATTAAACATGTGGATCTCCTCTCGATTCATTTATGTTCTGTTCATTTTACACAGTCTTCCATGGTCCAAAAGACAGAGTTCCGGCCATCCAGGACCAGGATTCAATAGTTCTGCTCTGTAAGTAGTAGCTACTGTAGGCAGGTGAAATGAAGAGATGATTAAACACTGCCATCTGCTGGTTAATGTTGAATTGGCAATTGGTGCGATGAGATAAATAGGatccacacacacgtgcacacagtCATGCGCAGTAATATGGCCAGTGAGTGTGGCAGGCTGGCATGAATACACacatgttctctctcgctctcacacacacacacacacacacaccacagtggcAGGCATCAGTGATATAGCTGGTGTGTCTTCTGACAGCTGGCCTTTTATTACTACATACACGATTAATAGACTTATCTTTATCAATTAGGGTCTTAATTGGAAAAATGAAGAGGATGGCCTAGTCAGAAGACAAAGTGGTGCTATCGTCATGCTTACGCCTATCCAATTATTTCAGGTCTACACCAGAGTGAAGGGGTAAGGTCTGATGGGGGGCAGGGTTGGGGGCTTGCGGTCCACCCACAGGTTCTGGATTCCCTCATTGTCCTGGTAATAGCTCACACTCCTCCTGCCGCCGGCTCCATGGCATCTGTTGTCGTCTTCTTAGCGTAATGCTACTCCTACTACCTCCCCTCGCACACACTCATCTCCAGTACGTGGTTGCACACGGGTGTGCTGTTCTGACCGCTCAGAGCGCCTGACCACCTTGTGTCTCCACGCTAGCCTGCTCCTCATCtgtcacacacacccaaacagtcctacagtatagcAACTGGGCAGGAAGATTGCTTTCTCTAGAATCCGGATTGCATCGAGCCCTAAAAAACCCTACAAGTTTTGTGTCTTTGAGGTGTTGAGCAGCTCTCCCCACCCCCTGAATCCCTCCTGCAGATCTTGGCCAGATAGCATTCCCATTTGTTCCGGGAACATCCTGCCCATTGATGGTGAGATTTGGAGAGAAGCGAAACACTCCCGGAGGCCATCCAACTCTGCAGGTCATTTCCTCAAGATTTTCTTCTGCACACCTGTGACTGCCCTGAAgctgggttttgtgtgtgtgcgcgcgtgtgtgtctgtgtccgcaTGAGTGCATGACACTACCAGTGTGATGTTTAAACAGTGCCCTCTTGTGGTCATAACAGGTCCATTGCTGTTTCTCTTACCAGCCTCATGATAATCCTACAATGGATACAATTACACTCTAAACTGTGTGCTTGCATGATAAATTAATGCAATAGCACAGCAACAATCACCTATTGcctcagacagagacacaggaaaAATCTATTGAGTCGAAACCAGAGTATGAGTAGAGTATCAATATGGTGAGATGTGAATCCAGGACAACAGTGAGTGGTAGAGGATTTATATAACCAAGCTCGGAGCTATACTGGGATTTCTACCAATCAGATTTGAAGAAGGCCATTCTTCACTGCTTAGTACCAGCTAGCTTCCTAGGGCTCAGATCCCACACTCCGATGAAAAGAGAATGTTCCAACCTGAACAGAGAAGGACAACTGTGGAAAAAAGGTCATGTCCGCTCCATGTTTGCTGCTCCCAATTCAGACCCGTGTTGAATTAAAGATCGCATGTGGGAGCAGCGAACTGTGAACAGACATCAAACTTTATTCAGAACACATAATCCACCATAGTTACTGAAAAGGAACATTGGGTTTTCTGATCTGTCTGGGTAGATGTTgcccttaggcacagatctaggaacaTTTTACCCTTAACCTTAATCGTTAGGGGGTAAAACTCCActctgaccttagatcagtgtccaggggcaaCATCATCTTACGCCTTTCTGATCACCATAGAGACAGTTTGAGCACCACTCACCTGACACAAGCACGGCAAAGCAATTGAGAGAATACTTTTATGAtagaaaaatagttttatataAAAAGAAAGTTACAGGCTGATCATCAGCCTGCCCCCTTTACCCCCACTGTTCTTAATCaaccagtgtccaaaacatctttaacaaaacacacacatctctTCCTTTGTCTGTCCTTCTGTTCAACGGTCCATTCAGATCAAACAGTTAGTTAGTTCTACTAGAACTACAGATGTGTTCTTCTGTCCGTTCGATGGAAAGGGCCAGTCCAGAATAAACCCCACAGATAttgatctgagaggatttgataGATGTAatatagaaaaaaaaacatagccAACCGGAGGAGCTATCATGGAGCTATCATATTGTTCCTGTACAGCCAACCGGAGGGTAAGATGGAGCTATCATCTTGTTCCTGTATAGCCAACCGGAGGGCAAGATCATCTTGTTCCTGTACAGCCAACCGGAGGGTAAGATGGAGCTATCATATTGTTCCTGTACAGCCAACCGGAGGGTAAGATGGAGCTATCATCGTGTTCCTGTATAGCCAACCGGAGGGCAAGATGGAGCTATCATATTGTTCCTGTACAGCCAACCGGAGGGTAAGATGGAGCTATCATATTGTTCCTGTACAGCCAACCGGAGGGTAAGATGGAGCTATCATCGTGTTCCTGTATAGCCAACCGGAGGGCAAGATGGGAGCTATCATATTGTTCCTGTACAGCCAACCGGAGGGCAAGGTGGAGCTATCATATTGTTCCTTTATAGCCAACCGGAGGGCAAGGTGGAGCTATCATATTGTTCCTTTATAGCCAACTGGAGGGCAAAGTGGAGATATCATATTGTTCCTGTATTGGGCATGTTTTTTTTTGCTTATTACTATCCAATAGGAGCTAGGGGCTAGCGGAAGTGGGGAAATGGGGGTGGAGAGTCTAGGGCAAGGTCACGTTTCTAGTGGGTAGGGAATAGGTGAAATTACCTAGGGAGTAAGGACTAAGAGAAGGACTTGGGGGCTATatctaggggttgtttctggacaggaccATAGAAAGCCTACTTCCCATAGAACATCTCCAGCAAGACCTCCTCCATATTGACGGCTCCAATGATGGGCTTGAAGAAGAGCTGTGCCACCACCGGGGGGCTGATGGCCCTCAGCATGGCCAGGGCGATGAGCAGCTTGGCAAAGCGGGTGGCGTCGTCCCGGTGGATCAGCTTCACATACTCGTTGAGAGCCTGGTGAGCCTCGCTCCGCAGTGACTGGATGTAGTTGAGGTAGCACAGACCAGGGAGAtctggggagaggtggagggggtgggggatagTAGTGGAGGAGAATAAATCAATTATCATATAGAAACTTTGGTACATGAACTGTTTGGGTTGAAATTCAGGGAACCCGAGTCATCATGGTAACCATGTGTCTCATCTGTTGAAAAATGAGAAGGTCTTGATTGTAGACTACCTCCCAAATCATCCACAAATATCTCACAACGCCCTCTGGCAAGGTTTCTGAAGTCTCCAGATATTGAAGGATGCAAATCTCTTAAAACAATACCAATTGCTAAAACAATACCACAAACTGCTTCCTTAGAAGTAGATGAAGGGAATAAATAGGCTAATATGGTGACTGTACACTGTGTTGAATGTTtaaaacatgaagaacacctgctctttccatgacatagaataACCAGGTgaatccttattgatgtcacttgttaaatacacttcaatcagtgtacattaaggggaggagacaggttaaagaaggattttcaaaccctgagacaattgagacatggattgttcaaaggcacttaaatacttttaaggcggtgatgcaaccggtcaggatactctcgatagTGCAGCGGtataacttttgaggatctggggacccaggCCAAATCTTTTTTGACAAACTATTGAAGTGCCTTCAaacgggtatggtagtaggtgcaaggcgcgccagtttgagtgtgtcaagaactgcaaagctgctgggtttttcacactcaacagtttcctgtgtgtattaagattggtccaccacccaaaggacatccagccaacttgacacaactctgggaagcattggatgaattgaggctgttctgatggcaaaattggttcctaatgttttgtacaatcagtgtatgTTTGGTTTAACTGGattataaatatactgtatatatacatattgaCTGCCTTTGATTATTAAAGTAGAAAGGTTGCACAAATATAGAATTTTAAAAgactgttatattaaatgaagtgccacATGGAACATTAAATAAATCTGTTTCTCATATAATCAAGTGCCAGAAttctgcattttgacatgtccctctgtgcaTCCTCTCTGACATCCAGGAACCACTTAACTCCAACATTTcttcattttgacatgtccctctgtgcaTCCTCTCTGACATCCAGGAAccacttaaccccaacatttctgcattttgacatgtccctctgtgcaTCCTCTCTGACATCCAGGAAccacttaaccccaacatttcttcattttgacatgtccctctgtgcaTCCTCTCTGACATCCAGGAAccacttaaccccaacatttcttcattttgacatgtccctctgtgcaTCCTCTCTGACATCCAGGAACCACTTAACTCCAACATTTcttcattttgacatgtccctctgtgcaTCCTCTCTGACATCCAGGAAccacttaaccccaacatttcttcattttgacatgtccctctgtgcaTCCTCTCTGACATCCAGGAACCACTTAACTCCAACATTTcttcattttgacatgtccctctgtgcaTCCTCTCTGACATCCAGGAAccacttaaccccaacatttcttcattttgacatgtccctctgtgcaTCCTCTCTGACATCCAGGAAccacttaaccccaacatttcttcattttgacatgtccctctgtgcaTCCTCTCTGACATCCAGGAAGATTTTAAAccacttaaccccaacatttctccaagtttaaaccatcattgtaaagccctagttattttgttactttgacaaagtcatttctgaagataatTTATACTGTTTATGGACATTTTATTGTGTTTTGTCATGGAAAACTAAGTGGGTCATGCATACAACTTCAACCGTGTTACCCATAGATAAcgtccgcaaggcaatcaaaccctccgcaaggcaatcaaacaaacgAAATACCAGTACAGGGACCGGTACAATCTTGTTTTTGCTCTTGAGATGGAAAAACGTGTATTTTTTAAGGTGAATATGTGCTCTTTATGGCAGAATCTTAAAATTCGATGATTTGGGGTTTTTTCTACTCAAAAGGCttaattggtggaacgacccaatTGTCCATTATGCTCGAAATTACCCACATATTAAATCAGCTTTGTTTGTTTTctgtataaaatataaatatgtaaCTGCTTTTCAAACTTTCAGAACTAGAGACAGAGTAATGTATTAAATTGCATATAGGGTATGTAGGCTATACTATTACATGAACTCAATCAAGGACACAACGAGACAATGACTAGTGCGTAAATAccggtacagggacaaagtggagtcgcaattcaacggctcagacacgagacgtatgtggcaggatctacaggaaatcacggactacaaaaagaaaaccagccacgtcacggacaccgacatcccgtttccagacaaactaaacaccttctttgaggataatacagtgccaccgtggCGGCCCACTAACAAGgaccgtggccgacgtgagtaaaacatttaaacgtgttaaccctcgcaaggctgctggcacagacggcatcccaagccgcgtcttcagagcatgtgcagaccagcggctggtgtgtttacggacatattcaatcgctccctatcccagtctgctgtccccacatgcttcaagattgccaccattgttcctgtacccaagaaggcaaagataactgaagtaaatgactaccgccccgtagcactcacttctgtcatcaagaAGTGCATCTTACCGGCCCTcaaccgcaaagctctccagagggtcgtgcggtctgcacaacgcataaccgggggcaaactacctgccctccatgacacctacagcacccgatgtcacaggaaggccaaaaagatcatcaaggacaacaaccacccgagccactgcctgttcacaccgctatcatccagaaggtgaggtcagtacaggtgcatcaaagctgggaccgagagaatgaaaaacagcgtctatctcaaggccatcagactgttaaacagcaatcactaactcagagaagctgctgcctacactaagacccaatcactggacactttaataaattaaacactagtcactttaaacaatgccactttaaataattccactttaataatgtttacatatcttacaatactcatatcatatgtatatactgtattttataccacctattgcaccttgcctatgcaggtcggccatcgctcatccatatatttatatgtacatattctcattcccccctttagatgtgtgtgtattaggtagttgttggggaattgttagattactcgttagTTATTacggcattgtcggaactagaggcacaagcattttgctacacttgcattaacatctgctaaccacgtgtatgtgacaaataaaattagatttgatactGTTtgttttgtgaagcttgcattcaattgcccctccctgttgtaCACAACaggcttccattccccctgtcacaaggagATTTATGACTGATTTAAGATGAAGTCTTCGATACTGTTGGGCAACCTTGTTTTTGCTCATTAGATGGAAAAACGCATATTTTTTAAGGTGAATATGTGCTCTTTATGGCAGAATCTTAAAATAATTTTTTGATTAAGGTACTCTACTCAAAAGGCTTAATTGGTGGAATGACACAattgtaaaaatataaatatgtaaCTGCTTTCCAAACTTTCAGAACTAGAGACAGAGTAATGTATTAAATTGCATATAGGGTATGTAGGCTATACCATAACATGAACTCAATCAAGGACACAACGAGACAATGACTAGTGAGTAAATAACCTGCGTTATTAAAGCACCCAGCCCACCTGAGTTGAAGAGCACGGCTCCTTTGAGGTAGGCATATTCCTTGGTACTGATGTCTAAACCCCAACACTTTTTCAGGAACGCTTTGATGCCCTGGATATCCACGAGAGAGACCCCGGGTGTTCCCGCGCTCTGCTCCGGCTCAACCTGTCTGTCCATTAAGCCGCCTTGGCTGACACAGCCGCCGGTCAGGATCCGCTGCAACATGCTAGGTTCCGCGGTCTCCGTGGTCTCGAAGTCCACCCGGTCCTGCGCGAGGCCCAGCACAAGCAGCGGCACCCAGCCGTTCCGAACGAGCAGCAGCTGGTCATCCTCGGGAAGCTCGCGGAAACACGGCACGTTCTTTACAAATCGCAGAGTCTTCATGAGGACTGCCGATGCGGCTTTGCAGGTCACCTGGGGGGACCGGAGAGACCCCCGTCGCAGCGAGGAACCGCAAGAGCAAGCCTGTTGCTGCCTAAGCTCGAACCTCgaagaagaggagcaggaggagaccTTGAGCACTTGGTGCTGCtgtctgtgttgtggttgtgATGTTGGTTCCTCAGTGGTCGTGAGGCTGTCGTTCTTCAGTATGTTGTACAGGATGCTGTTGTTATTGTTTTGCCCCCCGGCGCCTTGACAATGACAGCCCTCCAGAGTGGCCATGGCCAGTGGCGCGCTTACatccagagagggggagggtgttttTTGGCCCCTATTACCCCC is a window from the Oncorhynchus tshawytscha isolate Ot180627B linkage group LG03, Otsh_v2.0, whole genome shotgun sequence genome containing:
- the LOC112242018 gene encoding nuclear receptor subfamily 0 group B member 1, which encodes MCCCWRGGNRGQKTPSPSLDVSAPLAMATLEGCHCQGAGGQNNNNSILYNILKNDSLTTTEEPTSQPQHRQQHQVLKVSSCSSSSRFELRQQQACSCGSSLRRGSLRSPQVTCKAASAVLMKTLRFVKNVPCFRELPEDDQLLLVRNGWVPLLVLGLAQDRVDFETTETAEPSMLQRILTGGCVSQGGLMDRQVEPEQSAGTPGVSLVDIQGIKAFLKKCWGLDISTKEYAYLKGAVLFNSDLPGLCYLNYIQSLRSEAHQALNEYVKLIHRDDATRFAKLLIALAMLRAISPPVVAQLFFKPIIGAVNMEEVLLEMFYGK